Proteins found in one Chlamydia pneumoniae TW-183 genomic segment:
- a CDS encoding DNA gyrase subunit A: MRDVSELFRTHFMHYASYVILERAIPHILDGLKPVQRRLLWTLFLMDDGKMHKVANIAGRTMALHPHGDAPIVEALVVLANKGYLIDTQGNFGNPLTGDPHAAARYIEARLSPLARETLFNTDLIAFHDSYDGREKEPDILPAKLPVLLLHGVDGIAVGMTTKIFPHNFAELLKAQIAILNDKKFTVFPDFPSGGLMDPSEYQDGLGSITLRASIDIINDKTLVVKQICPQSTTETLIRSIENAAKRGTIKIDTIQDFSTDVPHIEIKLPKGSRAKEMLPLLFEHTECQVILYSKPTVIYENKPVECSISEILKLHTTALQGYLEKELLLLQEQLTLDHYHKTLEYIFIKHKLYDSVREVLAINKKISADDLHQAVLHALEPWLHELATPVTKQDTSQLASLTIKKILCFNEEACTKELLAIEKKQAAIQKDLGRIKEVTVKYLKGLLERHGHLGERKTQITNFKTAKTSILKQQTLI; the protein is encoded by the coding sequence ATGCGTGACGTTTCAGAGCTTTTTCGAACACATTTTATGCATTACGCGTCTTACGTAATTTTAGAGAGAGCGATTCCTCATATTCTTGATGGCTTAAAACCGGTGCAGCGTCGACTTCTATGGACTTTATTCCTTATGGACGACGGGAAAATGCATAAAGTTGCCAATATTGCAGGAAGAACTATGGCTCTCCATCCCCATGGCGATGCCCCTATTGTTGAAGCTCTTGTTGTCTTAGCAAATAAAGGCTACCTCATCGACACGCAAGGAAACTTCGGAAATCCCCTTACGGGAGATCCTCACGCTGCTGCCCGTTATATAGAAGCACGACTCAGTCCTTTAGCTCGAGAAACGCTCTTTAATACCGACTTGATAGCTTTTCATGACTCTTATGATGGAAGAGAAAAAGAACCTGATATTTTACCTGCAAAGCTCCCCGTGCTTTTACTTCATGGTGTGGACGGGATTGCTGTGGGGATGACCACGAAAATTTTCCCTCACAATTTTGCAGAACTTTTGAAAGCGCAAATTGCAATTTTAAATGATAAAAAATTCACTGTGTTTCCTGACTTTCCTTCGGGAGGATTGATGGATCCCTCGGAGTATCAAGATGGATTGGGATCGATTACACTGCGTGCATCTATAGACATTATTAATGATAAAACGCTTGTAGTGAAACAAATTTGTCCTCAATCTACGACTGAGACTTTGATCCGTTCTATAGAGAACGCAGCAAAACGTGGCACAATTAAAATCGATACCATCCAAGACTTCTCTACAGATGTCCCTCACATTGAAATTAAGCTGCCAAAAGGCTCTCGAGCCAAAGAGATGCTTCCCTTGTTATTCGAGCATACTGAATGCCAGGTGATTCTCTATTCTAAGCCCACAGTCATTTACGAGAATAAGCCTGTAGAATGTTCGATATCCGAGATTCTCAAACTGCATACTACAGCTCTACAGGGGTATCTTGAAAAAGAACTTTTGTTGCTCCAAGAACAACTTACTTTGGACCATTATCATAAAACCTTAGAATACATCTTTATTAAACATAAGCTCTATGATTCTGTCCGAGAAGTCCTAGCCATAAACAAGAAAATTTCTGCTGATGACCTACATCAAGCAGTGCTCCATGCTCTGGAGCCCTGGCTTCATGAGCTTGCAACTCCCGTTACAAAACAAGACACCTCTCAACTTGCTTCACTAACGATTAAGAAAATCCTTTGCTTTAATGAAGAGGCATGCACTAAGGAACTGCTAGCCATAGAAAAAAAACAAGCAGCGATACAAAAAGATCTTGGAAGAATAAAAGAAGTCACCGTCAAGTACCTCAAAGGACTTTTAGAACGCCATGGACACTTAGGAGAGAGAAAAACACAGATCACAAACTTTAAGACGGCAAAGACATCTATCTTGAAACAACAAACCTTAATTTAA
- a CDS encoding RluA family pseudouridine synthase: MKTVTSFTVCKENSGRLDKYLTEVHPKYSRAFYQEHILSGLVQINGQINTRVATRLNCGDIVTIDIQEKEELLELLPEAIPLDKVYEDGMILVINKPRDMVVHPAPGHFHGTLVHALLHEIGERLKEEFPEEPWRPGIVHRLDKDTSGLIITAKTRQAKKVFSELFSTKRLKKSYLAVCIGKPRSTTIHTHISRHQNKRKEMTVSSQGKEAVTHCQVLAFNGKLSFVALSPETGRTHQLRVHMKHLGTPILGDPVYGIPSMNSSYGLDKQQLHAYSVDFTHPETRQFCSLKAGLPEDMRSLLIKEFRNETTILNKNLLESILKEQ, encoded by the coding sequence ATGAAAACTGTGACTTCCTTTACTGTATGTAAAGAAAACTCGGGGCGTTTAGACAAGTACCTGACTGAGGTGCATCCCAAATATTCTCGAGCTTTCTACCAAGAACATATCTTAAGTGGTCTTGTCCAAATCAATGGGCAAATAAACACCAGGGTGGCAACGCGCTTAAATTGTGGTGATATAGTCACTATAGATATCCAAGAAAAGGAAGAACTTCTTGAGCTCCTACCCGAAGCCATCCCTCTAGATAAGGTTTATGAGGATGGAATGATCTTAGTGATCAATAAACCTCGGGATATGGTGGTCCATCCAGCACCTGGTCATTTCCATGGAACCCTGGTTCATGCTCTTCTCCATGAAATAGGAGAGAGACTGAAGGAAGAATTCCCTGAGGAACCTTGGAGACCTGGAATCGTACATCGACTTGATAAAGATACCTCGGGATTGATTATTACTGCAAAAACGCGGCAGGCCAAGAAGGTTTTCAGCGAGCTTTTTTCAACCAAGCGGTTAAAGAAAAGCTACTTAGCAGTTTGTATAGGGAAACCTAGGAGTACTACGATCCATACACATATAAGCCGGCATCAAAACAAACGTAAAGAAATGACTGTAAGCTCTCAAGGAAAAGAAGCCGTTACCCACTGCCAAGTCCTTGCTTTTAATGGAAAACTGAGTTTTGTTGCCTTGTCTCCAGAGACAGGAAGGACCCACCAGCTTAGGGTTCATATGAAACATTTAGGGACTCCTATTCTTGGGGATCCTGTGTATGGAATCCCCTCTATGAATTCGAGTTACGGTCTTGATAAACAACAATTGCATGCCTATAGCGTTGATTTCACTCATCCAGAAACCCGGCAATTTTGTTCATTAAAGGCGGGTTTACCCGAGGATATGCGTTCCCTCTTAATAAAAGAATTCCGCAATGAAACAACTATATTAAATAAAAATTTATTGGAATCGATTTTAAAAGAACAATAA
- the kdsA gene encoding 3-deoxy-8-phosphooctulonate synthase, with protein MFNNKMILIAGPCVIEGEDITLEIAGKLQSILAPYSDRIQWFFKSSYDKANRSSLNSFRGPGLTEGLRILAKVKETFGVGILTDVHTPQDAYAAAEVCNILQVPAFLCRQTDLLVATAETGAIVNLKKGQFLSPWDMEGPINKVLSTGNNKILLTERGCSFGYNNLVSDMRSIPVLSRSGFPVIFDATHSVQLPGALSTESGGLTEFVPTLSRAALAAGAHGLFIETHTNPKIAKSDAASMLSLEEFAALLPTWDQLFTCVSSFDMVSA; from the coding sequence ATGTTCAATAACAAAATGATCCTAATTGCTGGCCCCTGTGTTATTGAGGGGGAAGATATTACATTGGAAATCGCAGGGAAATTACAGTCCATACTCGCCCCTTATTCGGATCGGATCCAATGGTTTTTTAAAAGCAGTTACGACAAAGCAAATCGCTCTTCCCTAAACTCATTTCGAGGGCCTGGTTTGACAGAGGGATTGCGCATCCTTGCCAAAGTCAAAGAAACTTTTGGCGTGGGCATTCTTACAGATGTCCATACGCCTCAAGACGCTTACGCGGCTGCCGAAGTCTGCAATATCCTTCAGGTACCTGCGTTCCTCTGCAGACAAACCGACCTCCTCGTTGCAACTGCAGAAACTGGCGCTATAGTAAATTTAAAAAAAGGGCAGTTTCTCTCCCCTTGGGATATGGAAGGCCCAATAAATAAAGTACTCTCTACAGGAAATAACAAAATCTTACTTACAGAAAGAGGGTGTAGCTTCGGTTACAATAACCTTGTTTCTGATATGCGCTCGATTCCTGTTTTATCCCGTTCAGGATTTCCTGTAATTTTTGATGCCACGCACTCCGTGCAGCTCCCTGGAGCTCTATCTACAGAAAGTGGTGGTCTGACAGAATTCGTTCCTACTCTTTCACGAGCTGCTTTAGCTGCAGGAGCTCATGGCCTTTTTATAGAGACCCATACCAATCCAAAAATCGCTAAAAGTGATGCAGCTTCTATGTTGAGCTTAGAAGAATTCGCAGCTCTCCTCCCCACCTGGGATCAATTATTTACTTGCGTCAGTTCCTTTGATATGGTCTCAGCATGA
- a CDS encoding KH domain-containing protein — translation MKEFLAYIIKNLVDRPEEVRIKEVQGTHTIIYELSVAKPDIGKIIGKEGRTIKAIRTLLVSVASRNNVRVSLEIMEEK, via the coding sequence ATGAAAGAATTTTTAGCCTATATCATTAAGAATCTAGTGGACCGCCCTGAAGAAGTCCGTATTAAAGAAGTTCAGGGGACTCACACGATTATTTATGAACTAAGTGTAGCTAAACCTGATATCGGGAAGATCATTGGCAAAGAAGGCCGTACGATCAAAGCGATTCGTACTCTTCTGGTTTCTGTAGCAAGCAGGAACAATGTAAGGGTCAGTTTAGAAATTATGGAAGAAAAGTAG
- a CDS encoding DUF1137 domain-containing protein — protein MTKFLYCGLFYSLGLLVLAFGTMVAIIQVDQICDVSCMNKHFQESPPFLKIKKVNVSKQICSPEERFFHCKIDKSCMELHFPQSSYSCKEYLTRISGHILTQNFEKQMQFRGNSGLLNYQDGSLHVYDCRFQVDPVPGYGSPDKEDSSSGGMKTLYLSLFRN, from the coding sequence ATGACAAAATTTCTATACTGCGGGCTCTTTTATTCTCTAGGACTACTTGTCTTGGCTTTTGGGACTATGGTAGCCATTATTCAAGTGGACCAGATTTGCGATGTTTCCTGTATGAACAAGCACTTCCAAGAATCCCCCCCTTTTTTAAAAATAAAAAAGGTGAATGTCTCCAAACAAATTTGCTCTCCTGAAGAACGATTCTTCCATTGTAAAATTGATAAATCGTGTATGGAACTGCATTTTCCTCAGTCTAGTTATTCCTGTAAAGAATACCTCACCCGGATCTCAGGGCATATTCTAACACAAAATTTTGAAAAGCAAATGCAATTCCGAGGAAACTCAGGATTACTAAATTACCAAGATGGTTCCTTACATGTGTATGACTGCCGTTTCCAAGTAGATCCTGTACCTGGGTATGGGTCTCCAGATAAGGAGGACAGTTCTTCAGGAGGTATGAAAACCCTCTATTTATCTTTATTCAGGAATTAA
- a CDS encoding DNA topoisomerase IV subunit B, giving the protein MAAYTEASILSLASLDHIRLRAGMYIGRLGNGSQKEDGIYTLFKEVVDNGIDEFIMGHGKSLKISASDKQISIQDQGRGIPLGKLIDCVSKINTGAKYTQDVFHFSVGLNGVGLKAVNALSEIFSVRSVRKKKYHLATFHRGVLQESKQGSTKDPDGTFVSFTPDPSIFPEFTFNHDFLKDKIRQYTYLHSGLEIRFNDEVFISHNGLKDLFDAEITEPPLYSPLFFQNEDLTFIFSHLEGNTERYFSFVNGQETLDGGTHLTAFKEAIVKGVNEFFGKTFVSNDIREGIVGCIAIKIASPIFESQTKNKLGNTQIRSSLIKDVKEAIVQALRKDKVAPELLLEKIKFNEKTRKNIQFIKQDLKSKQKKVHYKIPKLRDCKFHYNDRSLYGEASSIFLTEGESASASILASRNPLTQAVFSLRGKPMNVFSLEETKMYKNDELFYLATALGITQNEIQHLRYNKVILATDADVDGMHIRNLLITFFLKTLLPLVENNHLFILETPLFKVRNKTTTLYYYSEQEKMQALQQFGKKDSSLEITRFKGLGEISPKEFAAFIGPEIRLTPVTITSLESISSILQFYMGKNTKERKQFIMDNLITDF; this is encoded by the coding sequence GTTGATAATGGGATTGATGAATTTATCATGGGTCATGGTAAATCTTTAAAAATTTCTGCTAGTGACAAGCAGATCTCCATTCAAGATCAAGGTCGTGGCATTCCTTTAGGTAAACTTATAGATTGTGTTTCTAAAATCAATACGGGAGCTAAATATACCCAAGATGTTTTCCATTTCTCTGTAGGGCTGAATGGCGTGGGACTCAAAGCTGTGAATGCACTTTCAGAAATATTTTCTGTACGTTCTGTAAGAAAGAAAAAATACCACCTTGCCACCTTCCATCGAGGAGTTCTGCAAGAGTCTAAGCAAGGTTCTACCAAAGATCCTGATGGAACTTTTGTTTCCTTTACTCCTGATCCTAGTATCTTCCCTGAGTTTACTTTTAACCACGACTTCCTAAAAGATAAAATCCGCCAATACACCTACCTACATTCGGGATTAGAGATCCGATTTAATGATGAGGTGTTCATATCTCACAACGGTCTCAAAGATCTTTTCGATGCAGAGATCACTGAGCCCCCTTTATACTCTCCTCTTTTTTTTCAAAATGAGGATTTAACTTTTATCTTTTCTCACCTTGAAGGAAATACGGAGCGTTATTTTTCTTTTGTCAATGGACAAGAGACTCTTGACGGAGGAACACACCTGACTGCCTTTAAGGAAGCCATAGTAAAAGGGGTCAACGAGTTTTTTGGAAAAACATTTGTTTCCAATGACATTCGAGAAGGCATTGTGGGCTGCATAGCAATAAAAATAGCCTCGCCAATTTTTGAATCGCAAACGAAAAATAAGCTTGGGAATACACAGATTCGGTCTTCTTTAATTAAAGATGTAAAGGAAGCGATTGTACAGGCCCTACGTAAAGATAAAGTGGCTCCTGAGCTTCTTTTAGAAAAAATAAAATTCAATGAGAAAACTCGAAAGAATATCCAATTTATAAAACAAGATCTTAAGAGCAAACAGAAGAAAGTCCATTATAAAATTCCCAAACTTCGGGACTGTAAATTCCATTATAACGATCGCTCTCTGTATGGTGAGGCCTCTTCGATTTTCCTTACCGAAGGGGAGTCTGCGTCCGCATCAATTCTTGCTTCAAGAAATCCCCTCACACAAGCTGTCTTTTCACTTCGAGGAAAGCCTATGAATGTCTTTTCCTTAGAAGAAACCAAAATGTATAAAAATGATGAGTTATTTTATTTAGCAACTGCTCTAGGCATCACGCAAAACGAGATTCAGCATTTACGTTATAACAAAGTCATCCTGGCTACTGATGCGGATGTAGACGGTATGCATATTCGTAATCTTTTGATTACTTTCTTCCTTAAAACACTCTTGCCTCTTGTAGAAAATAATCACCTCTTTATCTTAGAAACCCCTTTGTTTAAAGTTAGAAACAAAACGACTACGCTCTACTACTATTCTGAGCAAGAAAAGATGCAGGCGTTACAGCAATTTGGGAAAAAGGACTCCTCTTTAGAAATCACAAGGTTTAAAGGTTTAGGAGAAATTTCTCCTAAGGAATTTGCTGCGTTTATAGGTCCTGAGATCCGCCTCACCCCAGTTACGATTACCTCTTTAGAGAGCATTTCTTCGATCTTACAATTCTATATGGGGAAAAATACAAAAGAGAGAAAACAATTTATTATGGATAACCTTATTACTGATTTTTAA
- a CDS encoding CT620/CT621 family type III secretion system effector: MIYSTSISTFYKKLSLVSSMHSFAQRHRESLEHIANYEKTTAERDILKRLIEVLDQRASERYRSAVEKLHKYEVERATVAKSIPVAAIHEKPLSSTHASVQVTASTPAATGSGVGAYYNAVKQKWAQDLIVELNTVMTTIMASVNSKNPANKDVFDKLNTELQALVAAGNNLTEENFQTLYNFPEEIFTAIQRADTFTGGMKTDFTNQLAGKYGNQATLTQTFADGRVEGFKDILTAVQGVLTPEQFTIFAEIATELQALADHVGNFDEAGLQRIEDAGEKLAAVINSSDLTRNDKIMFCQHITDLYSDQVAALGSFDTVLDASIYVNQHQGTMFSNLSSFVGSLIGTFAPIDLSSSQGDISSAALAGALQTARGLNSRFNELTAEQQKLINECIKSLVTFKCGEHLGAIWAYFTASTVVALNPTATMDHVKAAILEEAKELDNSSFQLASSIKSAMTSIVNSSGSFSVTVNSSTLQYTIYSEKNGKVEINQILLNYGSIGFLPEITKLAKTNAESTARSYFRFKALAAVESENVQNKIEDLQSQLQQFTNMKTELFDGQLLSQASELRALPLPSAVASVLIDRYMPKEVDYLNEIYKKLYYSNLGSSVGNSIIDAISQYVNGATYFNFASYVGQQPAVGAGGANAFPGSQESAQAKLDQERKQAALYLQETRGALTVIEEQRARVLKDDKITNEQRSTILDSLRNYEDNINSISGSLVLLQNYLQPLSIAGGSVAGTFEVKEGQEQWQARLQILEEALVSGLVGNMINGGMFPLQSTIQSDQQSFADMGQNFQLDLQMHLTSMQQEWTVVATSLQLLNQMYLSLARSLTG, translated from the coding sequence TTTCAACATTTTATAAAAAACTCTCTCTAGTGTCTTCAATGCATTCTTTTGCACAAAGACACAGGGAATCTTTAGAACATATCGCTAATTATGAGAAGACTACAGCGGAACGTGACATACTAAAACGGTTGATCGAAGTTTTGGATCAGAGGGCGAGCGAGCGCTACCGCTCTGCCGTCGAGAAGCTACACAAATATGAAGTGGAGCGTGCGACAGTAGCGAAGTCTATTCCTGTGGCAGCCATTCATGAGAAACCTCTTTCCTCTACACATGCATCTGTTCAGGTTACAGCAAGTACGCCAGCAGCTACAGGATCTGGAGTCGGGGCCTATTATAACGCAGTAAAACAGAAGTGGGCGCAAGATCTTATCGTTGAGCTTAATACGGTTATGACCACTATCATGGCCTCAGTTAATAGTAAGAATCCTGCAAATAAAGATGTCTTTGATAAATTAAATACTGAACTTCAGGCTTTAGTCGCTGCGGGGAATAATTTAACAGAAGAGAATTTTCAGACTCTCTACAATTTCCCAGAGGAGATCTTCACTGCAATCCAACGAGCAGATACGTTTACTGGGGGAATGAAAACAGACTTTACGAACCAGTTGGCAGGCAAATATGGAAATCAAGCTACTTTAACTCAAACGTTTGCAGACGGTAGAGTCGAAGGGTTCAAAGACATCCTTACAGCGGTACAAGGAGTCCTTACACCAGAGCAGTTTACTATCTTTGCTGAGATTGCGACAGAGCTGCAGGCTTTAGCAGATCATGTAGGTAATTTTGATGAAGCAGGATTACAACGGATTGAGGATGCTGGAGAAAAACTCGCCGCAGTCATTAATTCTTCTGACCTGACTAGAAATGATAAAATTATGTTCTGTCAACATATAACAGACTTATACTCAGATCAAGTTGCGGCTTTAGGATCCTTTGATACGGTACTTGATGCAAGTATCTATGTTAACCAGCATCAAGGAACGATGTTTTCCAATTTGTCTAGCTTTGTTGGCTCTTTAATTGGAACTTTTGCTCCAATTGATCTGAGTTCCTCTCAAGGTGATATTAGTAGTGCGGCTTTAGCTGGAGCTCTACAAACAGCCCGAGGGTTAAATTCTCGTTTCAATGAGTTAACTGCTGAGCAACAGAAACTGATTAATGAGTGTATAAAATCTTTGGTTACCTTTAAGTGTGGTGAGCACCTTGGTGCTATCTGGGCTTATTTTACAGCATCTACTGTAGTTGCTTTAAACCCTACTGCAACCATGGACCACGTTAAAGCTGCTATCCTTGAAGAAGCTAAAGAATTAGATAACTCTAGTTTTCAGTTAGCATCATCTATAAAATCCGCGATGACTTCAATTGTAAATTCAAGCGGTTCCTTTTCCGTAACGGTGAACTCAAGTACCTTACAATATACTATATATTCTGAGAAAAACGGCAAAGTTGAGATTAATCAAATCCTGTTAAATTATGGATCTATAGGATTTTTGCCAGAAATTACGAAACTAGCAAAAACAAACGCCGAATCTACGGCACGAAGTTATTTTCGGTTTAAGGCTCTTGCTGCTGTAGAATCAGAAAATGTACAGAACAAAATCGAAGATCTTCAGAGTCAATTGCAACAATTCACCAATATGAAAACAGAACTGTTTGATGGGCAATTGTTATCACAGGCTAGTGAATTACGGGCTCTCCCCCTACCTTCGGCAGTCGCCTCTGTGTTGATCGATCGTTATATGCCTAAAGAGGTCGATTATCTAAATGAAATCTATAAGAAGCTATATTATAGCAACTTAGGATCTTCTGTCGGAAATTCCATTATTGATGCGATTTCTCAATATGTCAATGGAGCTACGTATTTCAATTTTGCTAGTTATGTGGGACAACAGCCGGCAGTAGGTGCTGGGGGAGCGAATGCCTTCCCAGGATCTCAAGAAAGCGCTCAGGCAAAGTTGGATCAGGAGCGAAAGCAAGCTGCTTTGTATCTCCAAGAAACACGGGGAGCTCTTACAGTTATTGAAGAACAAAGAGCTAGAGTGCTTAAAGATGATAAAATCACGAATGAGCAGCGCTCCACGATTTTAGATTCCTTAAGGAACTACGAGGACAACATCAATTCTATCTCAGGTTCTTTAGTGTTATTGCAAAATTACTTACAGCCTTTGTCTATAGCTGGAGGTTCTGTAGCAGGAACTTTTGAAGTTAAAGAGGGGCAAGAGCAATGGCAAGCGCGATTGCAGATTCTTGAAGAAGCTTTAGTGTCCGGGTTAGTAGGAAATATGATTAATGGGGGTATGTTCCCACTGCAATCTACAATACAGTCAGACCAGCAATCTTTTGCGGATATGGGACAGAACTTCCAGTTAGATTTGCAGATGCACCTGACTTCTATGCAGCAGGAGTGGACTGTAGTCGCGACTTCTCTACAGCTTTTAAATCAAATGTACTTAAGTTTAGCACGAAGCCTGACAGGATAG
- the lptB gene encoding LPS export ABC transporter ATP-binding protein, which produces MPILSVCNLVKKYNKKPVTNDVSFQINPGEIVGLLGPNGAGKTTAFYLTVGLIRPDSGKIIFKNVDVTKKTMDHRARLGIGYLAQEPTIFKELTVQDNLICILEIIYKARKQQSHLLNTLVDDLQLGSCLHKKAGTLSGGERRRLEIACVLALNPSVLLLDEPFANVDPLVIQNVKYLIKILAGRGIGILITDHNAKELLSIADRCYLIIDGKIFFEGSSSQMISNPMVKQHYLGDSFSY; this is translated from the coding sequence ATGCCTATACTTTCTGTGTGTAATCTCGTAAAGAAGTATAACAAGAAGCCCGTGACAAATGATGTGTCTTTCCAAATCAACCCCGGGGAGATTGTCGGCCTACTCGGCCCTAACGGAGCAGGAAAAACAACAGCATTTTATCTTACTGTAGGCTTAATTCGCCCTGACTCTGGGAAGATTATCTTTAAAAATGTCGATGTCACCAAAAAAACTATGGACCATCGTGCACGACTGGGAATCGGTTATCTTGCTCAAGAACCCACAATTTTTAAAGAACTCACAGTTCAAGATAACCTGATTTGCATTTTAGAGATCATTTACAAAGCGCGTAAACAACAATCCCATCTTTTAAACACCCTGGTTGATGATTTGCAACTAGGTTCCTGCCTCCATAAAAAGGCAGGAACCCTATCTGGAGGGGAACGACGAAGATTGGAGATCGCCTGTGTATTAGCTTTAAATCCCAGCGTATTGTTGTTAGATGAGCCTTTTGCGAATGTAGATCCTCTCGTCATTCAAAACGTCAAGTACCTAATTAAAATTCTAGCAGGACGTGGAATCGGCATTCTAATTACAGATCACAATGCTAAAGAGCTCCTTTCTATTGCTGATAGGTGTTATTTGATTATTGATGGGAAGATCTTCTTTGAAGGGTCTTCAAGCCAAATGATCAGTAACCCTATGGTAAAGCAACATTACCTGGGAGACTCGTTCTCATACTAA